Proteins from a genomic interval of Caldivirga sp.:
- a CDS encoding CBS domain-containing protein, whose translation MLSELVQESPVVVNIKDRLSSVIPRMKELRIHTAPVVNDSGKLIGVIDYRDLLRRKAPLGSRASSVMLPPHSISINTNIDNVVRRFYETRLREYPVIDNNGKLIGILTRGRLLTAIKDQLPVNAKVSDYMTKPILTITPSDNVAKARWLMIKHGISRLPVVDGNRLVGIVSLTDLIEKIYYVSIPRRARRGDFSGEEEFLAAPVSSIMNTQVYSISPDKPLNKAVDLMVSKGVTGIIVVDGDKAVGVLSGSDVLKAYMDSKKIILPIQARIEINDDAKPLIEKVINNHLEKISKLVNVVDFKVDIRARDSGKRYEVTVRLKDDKELHTASAEDRDPVSAIREAMDKVMQSIIKNVSKARDTKRRSRIQE comes from the coding sequence ATGTTGAGTGAACTTGTTCAAGAATCACCAGTGGTGGTTAATATTAAGGATAGGTTATCCTCAGTAATACCAAGGATGAAGGAGTTGAGGATTCATACTGCTCCTGTGGTTAATGATTCAGGTAAACTTATTGGCGTAATAGATTATAGGGATTTATTAAGGAGGAAGGCACCCCTTGGGTCAAGGGCATCCTCAGTCATGCTTCCACCCCACTCAATAAGCATTAACACTAATATTGATAACGTGGTTAGGAGATTTTATGAAACGAGGCTTCGGGAATACCCAGTTATTGACAATAACGGTAAGTTAATCGGCATATTAACTAGAGGCAGGTTACTTACGGCAATAAAGGATCAACTACCGGTTAACGCTAAGGTCAGTGACTACATGACTAAGCCTATTCTCACAATAACCCCAAGTGACAATGTGGCTAAGGCTAGGTGGCTAATGATTAAGCACGGTATTAGCAGGCTACCTGTGGTTGATGGTAATAGGTTAGTTGGTATAGTATCATTAACGGACTTAATTGAGAAAATATACTACGTCTCAATACCTAGGAGAGCTAGGAGGGGGGATTTCTCAGGTGAGGAGGAGTTTCTAGCAGCACCAGTGAGTAGTATAATGAATACCCAGGTTTACTCAATAAGCCCTGATAAACCCTTAAATAAGGCCGTGGATTTAATGGTTAGTAAGGGTGTTACAGGCATAATAGTGGTTGATGGTGATAAGGCTGTTGGCGTATTATCAGGTAGTGATGTGCTTAAGGCTTACATGGACTCTAAGAAGATTATCCTCCCCATTCAAGCTAGGATAGAGATCAATGATGATGCCAAGCCATTAATAGAGAAGGTGATTAATAATCACTTAGAGAAGATCAGTAAACTTGTTAATGTAGTTGATTTTAAAGTTGACATAAGGGCTAGGGACTCTGGAAAGAGGTATGAAGTTACAGTAAGGCTTAAGGATGATAAGGAGCTTCACACTGCATCAGCCGAGGATAGGGACCCAGTGAGTGCTATTAGGGAGGCTATGGATAAGGTAATGCAGAGCATAATTAAGAACGTCTCTAAAGCTAGGGATACTAAGAGGAGGAGTAGAATCCAGGAGTAA
- a CDS encoding ADP-ribose-binding protein: MPEFRFPNGVVVELIKGDITTLETDAIVNAANSYLEHGGGVAGAIVRRGGWEIQEESREWVRRHGPVPVGGVAVTGAGRLRAKYVIHAVGPRCGVEPIEKLDDAVTNSLRKAEELNLVSIAFPAISTGIFGCPYEDAAVIMAKAIMREAPKLSSVKRIVICLYDDEAFNVFNRVFNKELKDFKTS; the protein is encoded by the coding sequence ATGCCCGAGTTTAGGTTTCCCAATGGTGTGGTGGTTGAATTAATAAAGGGTGATATAACTACTCTTGAGACTGACGCCATCGTTAATGCTGCCAATTCATATCTTGAACATGGTGGTGGTGTTGCTGGGGCAATTGTTAGGAGGGGTGGTTGGGAGATTCAGGAGGAGTCGAGGGAATGGGTTAGGAGGCATGGTCCAGTGCCGGTTGGTGGCGTTGCAGTAACGGGCGCTGGGAGGTTAAGGGCAAAGTATGTGATTCATGCTGTTGGCCCTAGGTGCGGTGTTGAACCCATTGAGAAGCTTGACGATGCCGTCACCAACTCACTAAGGAAGGCTGAGGAGTTAAACTTAGTAAGTATAGCTTTTCCAGCAATTAGTACCGGTATCTTCGGTTGCCCATACGAGGATGCTGCAGTAATAATGGCTAAGGCTATAATGCGTGAAGCACCTAAGCTAAGTAGTGTTAAGAGGATAGTAATATGCCTATACGATGATGAAGCATTCAATGTGTTTAATAGGGTATTTAACAAGGAGCTTAAGGACTTTAAAACCTCATGA
- a CDS encoding ATPase domain-containing protein has translation MLYYDIEPTGIPGLDEVIGGGLIKGRTYLVTGETGVGKTLFSLSFLLNGYRLGEPGIYVSVDETYEQFANGALRFGWDINALTRTGFFRILVPEMDILDTIREKDPSVVARMMVESIADYAASIGAKRLVIDPIAPLVAMEKDVQVLREYIRELVMGIERKIQATSIITTEVPAGSRAISRYGVEEFLATGVFILGLARTNNGFKRYLFIRKMRWQPVQPAVYEFTIESGVGVVVKGPLKGVYIPYMSQAPIVLEEEV, from the coding sequence ATGCTGTATTATGACATTGAACCGACAGGGATACCGGGGCTTGATGAGGTTATTGGAGGCGGCTTAATTAAGGGTAGGACCTACTTAGTTACTGGGGAGACTGGTGTAGGTAAGACTCTATTCTCCCTTTCATTCCTCCTCAACGGTTATAGGCTTGGGGAGCCGGGAATATATGTTTCAGTTGATGAGACATATGAGCAATTCGCTAATGGCGCATTAAGGTTTGGTTGGGATATTAATGCCTTAACTAGGACAGGCTTCTTCAGGATACTGGTCCCGGAAATGGATATTCTTGATACTATTAGGGAGAAGGATCCATCAGTGGTCGCCAGAATGATGGTTGAGTCCATTGCTGACTACGCAGCCTCAATTGGAGCTAAGAGACTTGTCATAGACCCAATTGCACCATTAGTAGCCATGGAGAAGGATGTTCAAGTGCTTAGGGAGTACATTAGGGAGTTGGTTATGGGTATTGAGAGGAAGATTCAAGCAACATCAATAATAACCACAGAGGTGCCAGCTGGCTCTAGGGCTATATCGAGGTATGGTGTTGAGGAGTTCTTGGCAACAGGAGTCTTCATACTTGGGTTAGCTAGGACAAATAATGGCTTCAAGAGGTACTTATTCATAAGGAAGATGAGGTGGCAGCCTGTTCAACCAGCAGTCTACGAATTCACCATAGAGAGCGGTGTTGGGGTTGTGGTTAAGGGGCCCTTAAAGGGAGTCTACATACCCTACATGTCTCAAGCACCCATAGTACTTGAAGAGGAGGTTTAA